In the genome of Populus trichocarpa isolate Nisqually-1 chromosome 6, P.trichocarpa_v4.1, whole genome shotgun sequence, one region contains:
- the LOC18100080 gene encoding uncharacterized protein LOC18100080 — MVADSWFINWRWNSRKVSAETDKEAIGVLAYEVAGLMSKVVNLWNYLSDREIHRLREEIVNSVGVKRLVAEDHDCLMDLALNEILENFRLIARSVARLGRKCKDPPFLLFERFVNDPVGNNLEWFGWQYRLKKMERKVKKMEKFVAVTMQLSQELEVLAELEQTLRRLRANADLDRVKLLQFQKKVMWQRQEVRNLREMSPWIRTYDYVVRLLARSLLTILERIKHVFEINQLPSAQGNSNCKQRNPDCLPQTRSFSVLMQSSILPSEDILHGFSSVPTGTSGSTSGLAAEKYKISKQQLQPHHQSSSLHGKQSRLKTKGLSHVGSFKECMMSGSDSPILLTCNSVVGGSLRLTSDYMKKVDLMEKSNMESLSRSNRFYSKLALFNSKQGLLKAPSSTLGAAALALHYANLIILIDKVASSTHMIDFETRDDLYGMLPTTIRSALKARLKAHAKSLAPFVYDASLAAEWNLALSQILEWLSPLAHNMIRWQSKQNFERAHEVSSTNVLLFQTLHFADQAKTEAAITELLVGLNYIWHGEHDEKALPEIPGCRASSFYEPKRDHHAYYMAQD; from the coding sequence ATGGTAGCTGACTCGTGGTTTATTAATTGGAGGTGGAATTCACGAAAAGTCTCTGCAGAGACTGATAAGGAAGCAATTGGAGTATTGGCATATGAAGTTGCAGGCTTGATGTCCAAGGTCGTTAATTTATGGAACTATTTGAGTGATAGAGAGATCCATAGGTTGAGGGAAGAGATTGTCAACTCAGTTGGAGTTAAAAGGCTTGTAGCTGAGGATCATGATTGCCTGATGGATCTTGCACTAAATGAGATACTGGAGAATTTCAGGCTAATTGCAAGATCTGTGGCTCGGCTTGGGAGGAAGTGCAAAGACCCTCCTTTCCTCCTATTTGAACGTTTTGTTAATGACCCGGTTGGGAATAATCTTGAGTGGTTTGGGTGGCAATATAGATTAAAGAAGATGGAgaggaaagttaaaaaaatggagaaatttgTTGCAGTTACAATGCAATTGTCTCAGGAGCTGGAAGTTCTTGCAGAACTTGAACAAACTCTTAGGAGACTGCGGGCCAATGCTGACTTAGATCGTGTGAAATTGCTCCAATTTCAGAAGAAAGTAATGTGGCAGCGACAGGAAGTTAGAAATCTGCGGGAGATGTCACCATGGATTAGAACCTATGATTATGTTGTCCGTCTTTTGGCAAGATCACTTTTAACTATACTTGAGAGAATCAAGCATGTTTTTGAGATCAATCAACTACCATCTGCTCAGGGAAACAGCAATTGCAAACAGAGGAATCCTGATTGTCTTCCTCAGACCCGTTCCTTTTCTGTTCTAATGCAATCTTCTATACTTCCTTCAGAGGATATTCTACATGGGTTCTCTTCAGTACCTACAGGAACATCAGGTTCGACTTCAGGACTGGCTGCTGAGAAGTATAAAATAAGCAAGCAACAGCTTCAACCTCATCATCAGTCATCCAGCCTACATGGAAAGCAGTCTcgcttgaaaacaaaaggattgtCTCATGTTGGTTCTTTTAAGGAATGCATGATGAGTGGAAGTGATTCTCCTATTTTGCTGACCTGCAATTCTGTTGTTGGTGGTTCTTTGAGGCTCACAAGTGACTATATGAAAAAAGTTGATCTAATGGAAAAATCAAATATGGAATCTCTTTCACGCAGCAACcgattttattctaaattagcTCTATTCAATTCAAAGCAGGGGTTGTTGAAAGCCCCCTCATCCACTCTTGGTGCTGCTGCTTTAGCTCTCCATTATGCAAATTTGATCATATTAATTGATAAGGTAGCTTCATCGACTCATATGATTGACTTTGAAACAAGAGATGACCTGTATGGCATGTTACCCACAACTATAAGATCTGCTCTGAAGGCTAGGCTCAAGGCACATGCCAAATCTCTTGCTCCATTTGTATATGATGCTTCACTTGCAGCAGAGTGGAACCTGGCTTTGTCACAGATATTGGAATGGCTGTCTCCACTGGCTCATAACATGATAAGATGGCAGTCCAAGCAAAACTTTGAGAGGGCACATGAGGTTTCCAGCACAAATGTACTCCTGTTTCAGACCCTCCATTTTGCGGATCAAGCAAAGACTGAGGCTGCAATAACAGAACTTCTTGTTGGTCTGAACTACATCTGGCACGGAGAACATGATGAAAAAGCCTTGCCAGAGATTCCGGGCTGCAGAGCTAGTTCCTTTTATGAGCCAAAAAGGGATCATCATGCATATTATATGGCACAGGATTGA
- the LOC18100081 gene encoding LOW QUALITY PROTEIN: iridoid oxidase (The sequence of the model RefSeq protein was modified relative to this genomic sequence to represent the inferred CDS: deleted 2 bases in 1 codon; substituted 6 bases at 6 genomic stop codons) — protein sequence IRGTKKKTKHRKWRAPGIYLPGRVFSPLKQRKLRVDTKQQQPGPPAWPVFGNIFDLGAIPHQTLYKLKEKYGPVIWLKLGYTNTLVIQSAETAAGLFKNHDLAFSDRKVLLVFTAHNYYQGSLALGWYGPNWRMLQRLCSTKPMINXXKQIDQTAVLRQKCIDDMIRYIEEDVAEAQAQGESGEIKGAHYLFLMTFNLIGNLVLSRDLVNPRSKDGHKFYDAMNNVMKRAGTRNVAEFLTFLKWLDPQGIMRNMVQDMRQTMRIVEKFVKERTEEWKSGRKKTNDFLDALLEHEGDEKDGPDVISDQNRLIIILEMSFGGSETTSTAMEWAMTELLRNPMVMGXATEELHQVVGPKXKVEESDIDQLPYLQPVVKETLRLHPVIPLLLPQNTLEDTNFMGHLIPKDTQVFAKAXGIGRDPDSWEDPMSFKPERFLGSNIEYRGQNFEFIPFGSGRXICVGMLLAHRVVLLGLASLLHCFDWELGSNYAPGTIDVNERMGLTVQKLIPLKAKPKQIGRMINVK from the exons ATTAGGGgaacaaagaagaaaactaaACACAGAAAATGGAGAGCGCCTGGAATTTACTTGCCGGGTAGGGTCTTTTCTCCGCTGAAACAGAGAAAATTGAGAGTTGATACCAAACAACAACAACCGGGGCCCCCGGCATGGCCAGTCTTTGGTAACATCTTTGACCTCGGAGCCATTCCACACCAGACATTGTACAAGCTCAAAGAAAAGTATGGTCCTGTAATTTGGCTAAAACTTGGATACACAAACACCTTGGTGATACAGTCTGCCGAGACTGCTGCAGGATTATTCAAGAATCATGACCTTGCTTTCAGCGATCGCAAAGTCCTTCTTGTGTTTACAGCTCATAATTACTACCAAGGATCACTGGCACTAGGTTGGTATGGCCCAAACTGGCGCATGCTCCAGCGTCTCTGCTCAACAAAGCCCATGATAAATTGATAA AAGCAAATCGATCAGACAGCTGTCCTCCGACAGAAATGCATTGATGACATGATAAGGTATATTGAAGAGGATGTTGCAGAAGCACAAGCACAGGGAGAGTCGGGGGAAATCAAGGGCGCCCACTACCTCTTCCTTATGACCTTCAATCTAATTGGCAATCTTGTGCTGTCACGGGATCTTGTGAACCCTCGGTCAAAAGATGGCCATAAATTCTATGATGCCATGAACAATGTCATGAAGCGGGCTGGGACACGAAATGTGGCAGAATTCTTAACATTTTTGAAATGGCTGGATCCTCAGGGGATCATGAGGAACATGGTGCAGGACATGAGACAAACCATGAGGATAGTGGAGAAATTTGTGAAGGAGAGGACAGAGGAGTGGAAGTCAGGGAGAAAAAAGACAAACGACTTCCTAGATGCACTATTGGAGCATGAAGGTGACGAAAAAGATGGGCCTGACGTGATCTCAGATCAAAATAGACTAATTATCATACTG GAAATGTCTTTTGGTGGATCAGAAACTACAAGCACCGCGATGGAATGGGCCATGACAGAGCTATTGCGCAACCCTATGGTGATGGGATGAGCTACAGAAGAGCTTCATCAAGTTGTTGGACCCAAATGAAAGGTTGAGGAAAGCGACATAGATCAACTTCCATATTTGCAGCCAGTGGTTAAGGAAACACTAAGGTTACATCCAGTCATTCCTTTGCTGCTTCCACAAAATACTTTAGAAGATACAAACTTCATGGGGCACCTAATACCCAAAGATACACAAGTTTTTGCGAAAGCATAGGGTATTGGGAGAGACCCAGATTCTTGGGAGGATCCCATGTCTTTCAAGCCTGAGAGATTTCTAGGATCAAACATTGAGTACAGGGGACAGAATTTTGAGTTTATTCCATTTGGATCTGGGAGATGAATTTGTGTGGGCATGTTATTAGCTCATAGGGTAGTTCTCCTTGGTCTAGCCTCTCTGCTGCACTGTTTTGACTGGGAGCTTGGCAGCaattatgctccagggaccataGACGTGAATGAGAGGATGGGACTAACAGTGCAAAAGCTCATACCCTTAAAAGCTAAACCAAAGCAGATAGGGAGAATGATAAATGTCAAATGA